A genomic stretch from Desulfosoma sp. includes:
- a CDS encoding MBL fold metallo-hydrolase, translating to MKILQKPVGMMEVFCYLVMDETTGDAILIDPAGNEEELATWLQENKAVCRYIVNTHGHADHTCGNRRMKELTGAPIVMHALDDDFFQMPENQAFARAMGFPISPPADVRVQDGDSLTFGSLTMKFIHTPGHTPGACCILIDGHLFTGDTLFVGAVGRTDLPGASFEQLLESLRKLTRLPAETIVWPGHDYGDQPTSTIGREMETNPYITDFLIDEEA from the coding sequence ATGAAGATCTTGCAAAAACCGGTCGGCATGATGGAAGTGTTCTGTTACCTGGTCATGGACGAGACCACAGGAGATGCCATTCTCATCGATCCGGCAGGAAATGAAGAGGAACTGGCGACATGGCTTCAAGAAAATAAAGCCGTTTGCCGCTACATTGTCAACACGCATGGGCATGCGGATCATACCTGCGGCAACCGGCGCATGAAGGAACTTACGGGCGCTCCCATCGTCATGCACGCTTTGGATGACGACTTCTTTCAGATGCCGGAGAATCAAGCTTTTGCTCGAGCCATGGGCTTTCCCATCAGTCCGCCCGCCGATGTGCGGGTTCAGGACGGCGACTCTTTGACTTTTGGTTCTTTGACCATGAAATTCATTCACACACCGGGGCACACACCGGGAGCCTGCTGTATTCTCATTGACGGTCACCTTTTCACCGGGGACACTCTTTTTGTGGGCGCCGTCGGACGAACCGATCTTCCCGGCGCCTCTTTTGAACAACTTTTGGAATCCCTTCGAAAACTCACTCGTCTTCCTGCGGAAACCATCGTCTGGCCTGGGCATGATTATGGCGATCAGCCCACGTCCACCATTGGCCGGGAAATGGAAACCAATCCTTACATCACGGATTTTCTTATAGATGAAGAGGCTTAA
- the dnaK gene encoding molecular chaperone DnaK, translating to MAKAVGIDLGTTNSVVAVWENGKATVIPNAEGSRTTPSVVAYLEDGQRLVGQVARRQAILNPQATVASAKRFIGRRWDEVEEESKIVSYKVVKGPNDAVRFDIRGKLVAPEEVSAQVLRKLVEDASKYLGEKVTEAVITVPAYFNDAQRQATKQAGEIAGLKVLRIINEPTAAALAYGLEKKKNETILVFDLGGGTFDVSILDVGDGVCEVRATAGDTHLGGDDFDKRIVDWLADEFKKETGIDLRKDRQSLQRLYEAAEKAKCELSSTIETDINLPFITADATGPKHLVKKLTRAKFEALTQDLVERCMGPVKQALADAKLTAGDIDEVILVGGSTRIPAVQELVKRLTGGKQPNMSVNPDEVVAVGAAIQAGIIKGDVDDVLLLDVTPLSLGVETLGGVMTKLIERNTTIPCRREEIFSTAEDNQTAVDIVVLQGEREMARDNRVLGRFRLEGIRPAPRGVPQIKVTFDIDANGILNVTARDEETGKEQKVTISDSTNLDKSEVERMLREAQEHAAEDRRRRETVDARNQVDSLAYQLERTLKDLADKVPVHEKARCETLIEEARKAVADEATTKERYQSLAGDLQQALHGLAAAAYQQAGASATESSRRAKDDDVIDAEFTQK from the coding sequence ATGGCGAAAGCAGTGGGCATCGATCTTGGGACTACCAACTCCGTGGTAGCCGTTTGGGAAAACGGAAAGGCGACGGTGATTCCCAATGCTGAGGGATCACGGACGACGCCGTCGGTGGTGGCCTATCTTGAAGACGGTCAACGGCTGGTTGGTCAGGTGGCTCGCCGTCAGGCTATTTTGAACCCGCAGGCCACGGTGGCGTCCGCCAAGCGTTTTATCGGCCGTCGCTGGGACGAGGTCGAAGAGGAATCCAAGATTGTTTCTTACAAAGTGGTCAAAGGGCCCAACGATGCGGTGCGTTTTGATATTCGTGGCAAGCTGGTAGCTCCTGAGGAAGTGTCGGCCCAGGTTTTGCGGAAACTGGTGGAGGATGCTTCCAAGTATTTGGGAGAAAAGGTTACGGAAGCGGTAATCACGGTTCCGGCCTATTTCAACGATGCGCAGCGGCAGGCCACGAAGCAGGCTGGAGAAATCGCCGGATTGAAAGTGCTTCGTATCATCAACGAACCCACGGCGGCGGCCTTAGCCTACGGATTGGAAAAGAAAAAAAATGAGACCATTCTTGTCTTTGACTTGGGTGGTGGAACTTTTGACGTGTCCATTCTGGACGTGGGTGACGGGGTGTGTGAAGTGAGGGCTACCGCTGGTGATACGCACTTGGGTGGCGATGACTTTGATAAGCGCATCGTGGATTGGCTGGCGGACGAATTCAAAAAGGAAACCGGCATTGACCTCAGAAAGGATCGCCAGTCTTTGCAGCGGCTTTACGAAGCGGCCGAGAAAGCCAAATGTGAGCTTTCGTCGACCATCGAAACGGACATCAATCTGCCTTTCATTACGGCGGATGCTACGGGACCCAAGCATCTGGTGAAGAAGCTGACGCGAGCCAAGTTCGAGGCTTTGACACAAGATCTGGTGGAACGATGCATGGGGCCGGTCAAGCAAGCCCTTGCGGATGCCAAGCTCACGGCCGGTGACATCGACGAAGTGATTCTCGTGGGTGGATCCACGCGTATTCCGGCGGTTCAGGAGCTGGTCAAAAGGCTTACCGGCGGGAAGCAGCCCAACATGAGTGTCAATCCGGACGAAGTGGTGGCTGTGGGAGCTGCCATTCAAGCAGGCATCATTAAAGGGGATGTGGATGATGTGCTTCTGTTGGACGTGACGCCTTTGTCTTTGGGTGTGGAAACCCTGGGTGGTGTCATGACCAAGCTCATTGAACGCAACACCACGATCCCGTGTCGGCGGGAAGAAATCTTTTCCACGGCGGAAGACAACCAAACGGCGGTGGACATTGTGGTGCTGCAAGGGGAACGGGAGATGGCTCGAGACAACCGAGTCCTCGGCCGTTTTCGCCTTGAAGGCATTCGACCCGCACCGCGGGGTGTGCCGCAGATCAAGGTGACCTTTGACATAGATGCCAACGGTATTTTGAACGTGACAGCTCGCGATGAAGAAACAGGCAAAGAACAGAAGGTGACCATTTCCGATTCCACCAACTTGGACAAGAGCGAAGTGGAACGCATGCTGCGGGAAGCTCAAGAACATGCAGCCGAAGACCGTCGACGCCGTGAAACCGTGGACGCTCGAAACCAGGTGGATTCCTTAGCTTACCAATTGGAACGAACCTTGAAAGATTTGGCGGACAAGGTACCGGTCCACGAAAAGGCTCGTTGCGAGACCCTGATCGAGGAGGCTCGAAAAGCCGTTGCCGATGAAGCGACCACCAAGGAACGTTACCAGTCCTTGGCGGGGGATTTGCAGCAGGCGTTGCATGGCCTGGCGGCCGCAGCCTATCAGCAGGCCGGAGCGTCGGCCACGGAGAGCTCGCGACGTGCCAAGGACGACGATGTCATAGATGCGGAATTTACGCAGAAATGA
- a CDS encoding carboxyl transferase domain-containing protein: MSDARAENRAFWENEELKLDERVYHAMWPGGEAAVQRLAKQGKQPVRQLIQKLIDPGTEFYELSRLAGFGMHYPEVDDVPCGGIVTGIGKIYGNWTMIIANDSRVKAGTYFPITLKKHMRAQAIAEQCGLNCVYIADSGGAFLPMQADVFPDDGHFGSMFYNMARMSAKGLKQITLSTGGNTAGGAYIVFMACQAVMIEKLAYSFLGGPPLVKAATGEVISAEDLGGARVHTQISGGADHFCRTQDEAIEKVREILSLEPPQKLHIHRYAESPPMVPVETIYEELPAKIHQGINVRAVIQAFADDSHFIEYKKNYAPGRGDNIVTGKIRLKGIPVGIIASNGLGIIFVEAARKATEWIVRCCQEKVPLLFIQSSPGYMVGSESEHMGIGKYGADMVRAVSCAQVPRIQLVIGPDNGAANYGMCGRAYRPHFLFATMRARTSVMSGRSAAEVLLSIEERKRAAEGKPMSDGEKQAFRMQMIEKYDGEAHPFFCGARLLNDRVLKFREIRDWLAMAFEVSLLKPIGDPAFGNLRF; the protein is encoded by the coding sequence ATGAGCGATGCTCGAGCGGAAAACAGAGCTTTTTGGGAAAATGAAGAACTTAAGCTGGATGAAAGGGTTTACCATGCCATGTGGCCCGGCGGAGAAGCTGCAGTGCAACGCTTGGCCAAACAGGGCAAACAGCCGGTTCGGCAGCTCATTCAAAAGCTCATCGATCCGGGAACGGAATTTTATGAGCTGAGCCGTTTGGCAGGTTTCGGCATGCATTATCCCGAGGTGGATGATGTCCCATGCGGCGGAATCGTCACGGGAATCGGCAAGATCTACGGCAATTGGACCATGATCATTGCCAATGACAGCCGAGTCAAAGCCGGAACCTATTTCCCTATCACTCTCAAGAAGCACATGCGCGCTCAGGCCATTGCCGAACAATGCGGCCTCAATTGCGTTTATATCGCAGACTCAGGGGGCGCTTTTCTGCCCATGCAGGCCGATGTTTTTCCTGACGACGGCCATTTCGGCTCCATGTTTTACAACATGGCGCGCATGTCCGCTAAAGGGTTAAAGCAGATCACCTTGAGCACCGGGGGCAACACGGCCGGAGGCGCCTACATTGTCTTTATGGCCTGTCAGGCCGTCATGATCGAAAAACTGGCCTATTCCTTTTTAGGGGGGCCTCCTTTGGTGAAGGCGGCGACGGGCGAGGTCATTTCCGCAGAGGATCTTGGAGGTGCCCGTGTGCACACCCAGATTTCCGGTGGGGCGGACCATTTCTGCCGGACCCAAGACGAAGCCATTGAAAAGGTTCGAGAGATTCTGTCACTGGAACCCCCGCAAAAGCTTCATATTCACCGTTATGCCGAATCCCCGCCGATGGTGCCGGTGGAAACCATTTACGAAGAGCTTCCGGCCAAGATTCATCAAGGAATCAACGTGAGAGCGGTGATTCAGGCTTTTGCCGACGACAGCCATTTCATTGAATACAAGAAAAACTATGCTCCCGGACGCGGCGACAACATCGTCACAGGAAAGATTCGCCTCAAGGGCATTCCCGTGGGAATCATTGCCTCCAACGGTTTGGGAATCATTTTTGTGGAGGCGGCCCGCAAAGCTACCGAATGGATTGTGCGGTGCTGTCAGGAAAAGGTGCCTTTGCTGTTCATTCAAAGTTCTCCAGGCTACATGGTGGGTTCTGAATCGGAACACATGGGAATCGGCAAGTACGGCGCCGACATGGTGCGCGCCGTCTCCTGTGCTCAGGTGCCGCGTATTCAACTGGTTATCGGGCCGGACAACGGAGCGGCCAATTACGGCATGTGCGGCCGAGCCTACAGGCCTCATTTTCTTTTCGCCACCATGAGGGCTCGAACGTCGGTGATGAGTGGACGCTCCGCAGCCGAGGTGCTTTTGTCCATTGAAGAGCGTAAGAGGGCCGCGGAAGGCAAACCCATGAGTGATGGAGAAAAACAGGCCTTTCGCATGCAAATGATTGAAAAATATGATGGGGAGGCTCATCCCTTTTTCTGCGGGGCTCGACTCTTGAACGACAGGGTCCTCAAGTTTCGCGAGATTCGTGACTGGCTGGCCATGGCTTTTGAGGTCAGTCTGCTTAAACCCATTGGAGATCCGGCTTTCGGTAACCTGAGGTTTTAG
- a CDS encoding DnaJ C-terminal domain-containing protein — translation MAVKFRDYYEILGVSRTAGQEEIQRAYRKLARKYHPDVNKEPGAEEKFKEINEAYEVLKDPEKRAKYDQLGSHWRAGQDFRPPPGWDVHFDFGGGPGQQEFFWSGSGDFSDFFEMLFGGQGFRRAQTSGRTRSGATWRQPGADRHATLRISLEDAFHGATKTISLQAMSTAINGMVRPEVKNLEVKIPKGILPGQKIRLAGQGHEGVGGGSAGDLYLEVEIEPHPVYRLEGRDLYMDLPVSPWEAALGAEVPVRTLGGTYSLKVPPGSQSGQKLRLRGQGMPNPKGAAGDLYAVLKIMVPKRLTREEKTLFEKLREVSTFDPRS, via the coding sequence ATGGCGGTCAAGTTTCGAGATTACTACGAAATCCTCGGGGTTTCTCGAACGGCGGGTCAGGAAGAGATTCAAAGAGCCTATCGAAAATTGGCACGCAAATACCATCCGGATGTGAACAAAGAGCCGGGCGCCGAGGAGAAGTTCAAGGAAATCAACGAAGCCTACGAGGTGCTCAAGGACCCTGAAAAACGTGCCAAGTATGACCAGTTGGGAAGCCACTGGCGTGCCGGCCAGGATTTTCGACCGCCTCCAGGATGGGATGTGCATTTCGATTTCGGAGGCGGTCCCGGACAACAGGAATTTTTCTGGTCAGGAAGCGGGGATTTCAGTGACTTTTTTGAAATGCTTTTTGGAGGGCAAGGCTTTCGCCGAGCTCAAACCTCGGGGCGGACACGTTCGGGTGCCACATGGCGGCAGCCGGGAGCGGACCGTCATGCCACACTGCGCATCAGCCTGGAAGATGCTTTCCATGGAGCGACCAAGACCATCTCTTTACAGGCGATGAGCACCGCCATTAACGGGATGGTCCGGCCTGAGGTCAAGAATTTGGAGGTCAAGATCCCCAAGGGGATCTTGCCGGGCCAAAAGATTCGTTTGGCTGGTCAAGGTCATGAGGGAGTGGGCGGAGGATCTGCGGGGGATCTCTATCTTGAAGTGGAGATTGAACCCCATCCCGTCTACCGCCTGGAAGGCCGGGATCTTTATATGGATCTTCCCGTATCCCCATGGGAAGCGGCCTTGGGAGCTGAAGTTCCCGTGCGCACCTTGGGCGGTACTTACTCCCTCAAGGTTCCCCCTGGATCCCAGTCGGGACAAAAATTAAGGCTGCGAGGACAAGGCATGCCTAATCCAAAGGGAGCGGCGGGGGATCTGTACGCCGTGTTGAAGATCATGGTTCCGAAGCGCCTGACTCGAGAAGAAAAGACCTTGTTTGAAAAGCTTCGGGAAGTTTCCACCTTTGACCCTCGATCCTGA
- a CDS encoding chaperone modulator CbpM, with the protein MVERRYGIVRRTAFCESRLLGLTLSELASLCGVHPDLIVRFVRLGLLDPLEETAGIPSLFERSAVHVVHKILRLRRDLGINYVGIGVVLELMRRIETLESRVRELEREVLGLISERP; encoded by the coding sequence ATGGTGGAAAGACGCTACGGCATTGTGCGTAGGACCGCTTTTTGTGAATCCCGTCTTCTTGGATTGACCTTGTCCGAGTTAGCGTCCTTATGTGGCGTGCATCCGGATCTTATCGTGCGTTTTGTAAGACTGGGTCTTCTGGATCCCCTGGAAGAAACAGCGGGAATTCCAAGTCTTTTTGAACGCTCGGCCGTTCATGTCGTGCACAAAATTTTGAGGTTACGTCGGGATCTTGGCATCAACTACGTGGGTATCGGCGTGGTGTTGGAATTGATGCGCCGCATCGAAACACTGGAATCTCGTGTGCGGGAATTGGAAAGAGAAGTCCTCGGCCTTATTTCAGAACGGCCGTGA
- a CDS encoding 50S ribosomal protein L11 methyltransferase, which translates to MAQDCPKVKRSPNPSPASSLDTQDNPPDRLYVLECLEKHGRIVDILCEGLMGCWREPPYVYCFFDRVPSDLAISHLEAKGFHVTGRYDLSYGQWQRLPNQLLHIGPFQILFTSQDTHNLPLHALSIVLRPGLVFGSGMHPTTRLCLKLLAQVYVSESMRTVVDVGTGTGILAMAAARLGARRVLALDVNPLAVEEAGANVRRNGLDQKILLVIAAGLEAVGPFGELLLVNLEWPSLRVFLQKDGWKRFRWIICSGYFESQAETLKSMFLGTHSPEGYLVQEDWAASFWRRT; encoded by the coding sequence ATGGCTCAGGATTGCCCGAAAGTCAAAAGATCTCCCAACCCTTCACCGGCATCTTCCTTGGATACCCAGGACAATCCTCCCGATCGGCTGTACGTGCTGGAGTGCCTGGAGAAACATGGACGAATCGTTGATATTTTGTGCGAAGGGTTGATGGGCTGCTGGCGGGAGCCACCTTATGTGTATTGCTTTTTCGATCGTGTCCCATCGGATCTTGCGATCTCGCATCTTGAGGCCAAGGGGTTTCATGTGACCGGCCGTTATGATCTGAGTTATGGCCAATGGCAGAGATTGCCAAATCAACTTCTGCACATAGGTCCTTTTCAAATCCTTTTTACATCGCAAGACACCCACAACCTTCCACTTCATGCCCTCAGCATCGTCCTGCGTCCTGGCTTGGTTTTTGGTTCCGGCATGCACCCGACGACACGATTATGCCTGAAACTTTTAGCACAGGTCTATGTGTCGGAGTCCATGAGGACGGTGGTGGATGTGGGGACAGGAACAGGTATTCTTGCAATGGCGGCAGCTCGACTGGGAGCTCGCCGGGTGCTGGCCTTGGATGTGAACCCCCTCGCCGTTGAAGAAGCTGGGGCTAATGTTCGAAGAAACGGCTTGGATCAAAAAATCCTTCTGGTGATCGCAGCCGGTTTGGAGGCCGTGGGACCGTTCGGAGAATTGCTTCTGGTGAACCTGGAATGGCCTAGCTTGAGGGTCTTCTTGCAAAAGGACGGGTGGAAACGGTTTCGTTGGATCATCTGCAGCGGCTACTTTGAGTCCCAGGCCGAAACGCTGAAAAGCATGTTTTTGGGGACACATTCTCCAGAGGGCTACTTGGTTCAGGAGGATTGGGCCGCTTCGTTTTGGAGGCGTACCTGA
- a CDS encoding enoyl-CoA hydratase, translating to MEQPVVLEERRDQVAILTLNRPEVMNSFNFAMLRGLQEKIESLRFDGDIRVVIVTGAGDKAFCAGADLKERATLSEVQVKEFIFTIRNLFTAIEDLPKPVIAAVNGVALGGGTELALACDIRIASSKATMGLTETRLAIIPGAGGTQRLPRLVGRGKAKELIFTGRRVDAEEALRIGLVNSVAPPEKLMDECLAMAAMICETGPIAIQQAKYAINYGLETDLHTGLAIESNAYWITIPTEDRLEGLAAFREKRKPVYKGK from the coding sequence ATGGAACAGCCTGTGGTGTTGGAAGAACGAAGGGATCAGGTCGCCATTCTCACGCTGAATCGACCGGAGGTGATGAATTCTTTTAATTTCGCCATGCTTCGTGGGCTTCAGGAAAAGATTGAATCTCTGCGTTTTGATGGGGACATTCGAGTGGTGATTGTCACCGGGGCTGGAGACAAGGCCTTTTGCGCCGGAGCAGACCTGAAGGAACGGGCGACTTTGTCCGAGGTTCAGGTGAAGGAATTTATTTTTACGATCCGCAATCTCTTTACCGCCATAGAAGACCTTCCGAAGCCGGTTATTGCGGCGGTCAACGGGGTAGCTTTAGGAGGCGGCACGGAACTGGCTCTGGCCTGCGATATTCGCATCGCCTCGTCAAAGGCGACCATGGGGCTTACGGAAACCCGGTTGGCCATCATACCCGGAGCCGGGGGCACGCAACGCCTGCCGCGTCTTGTCGGGCGTGGCAAAGCTAAGGAACTCATTTTCACCGGCCGACGTGTGGACGCTGAAGAAGCCTTGCGTATCGGATTGGTCAACAGCGTGGCTCCCCCGGAAAAGCTCATGGATGAATGCTTGGCCATGGCCGCCATGATCTGCGAAACAGGTCCCATCGCCATTCAGCAGGCCAAGTACGCCATCAATTACGGTTTGGAAACGGACCTGCACACCGGCTTGGCTATTGAATCCAATGCCTACTGGATCACCATTCCCACGGAAGACCGTCTGGAAGGGCTTGCGGCTTTTCGGGAAAAACGCAAACCCGTCTACAAGGGCAAGTGA
- a CDS encoding acyl-CoA dehydrogenase family protein, giving the protein MDFQLSDEQRMIKETVYKWSVNELGPIQEKVDDEDWFPPDFFKKCAEIGILGITIDEKYGGLGGDVLMQTLAVEEMSRICPGLAMTYAAHSNLCMHNIHKNASEKLKEKYLPPMVRGEKIGALGLTEPNAGSDAMSLRTRAEKKGDKYILNGTKMFITNGPIADVILVYAKTAPEKGAKGISAFIVEKDFPGFSVSRKLKKCGMRGSPTGELVFEDCEVPAENLVGEENNGVHVMTSGLDVERIVLAGGSVGMAQQALDYSIRYAAEREQFGQPIGKFQMIQQKLADMYARTEAARLLVYRAAHVAQNAPRGGKGTELTRQAAAAILFASETATWVCNQAIQIHGGYGYCLEFPVQKLWRDAKLYEIGAGTNEIRRIVVARELLREALARAGKA; this is encoded by the coding sequence ATGGATTTTCAACTGAGCGACGAACAGCGCATGATCAAGGAAACGGTGTACAAATGGTCCGTCAATGAGTTGGGTCCCATTCAGGAAAAAGTGGACGACGAAGACTGGTTTCCTCCCGATTTTTTCAAAAAATGTGCGGAAATCGGTATTCTCGGGATCACCATCGACGAAAAATACGGCGGTCTTGGCGGCGACGTTTTGATGCAAACCTTGGCCGTTGAAGAAATGAGCCGCATTTGCCCCGGGCTTGCCATGACCTACGCCGCTCATTCCAACCTGTGCATGCACAATATTCACAAGAATGCCAGCGAGAAACTCAAGGAAAAATATCTTCCCCCCATGGTTCGAGGAGAAAAAATCGGGGCTTTGGGGCTCACCGAACCCAATGCAGGTTCCGATGCCATGAGTCTGCGCACGCGCGCGGAAAAGAAAGGCGACAAGTATATTCTTAACGGCACGAAGATGTTTATCACCAACGGTCCCATTGCGGATGTGATTTTGGTGTATGCCAAGACGGCTCCAGAAAAAGGTGCCAAGGGTATCAGCGCTTTTATTGTGGAAAAGGATTTTCCGGGCTTTTCCGTGTCACGAAAGCTTAAAAAATGCGGCATGCGGGGTTCCCCGACAGGGGAACTGGTTTTTGAAGACTGCGAAGTGCCCGCGGAAAATCTTGTGGGTGAGGAAAACAATGGGGTGCATGTCATGACCAGCGGGCTGGATGTAGAACGTATTGTTTTAGCCGGCGGCTCGGTAGGCATGGCCCAGCAGGCTTTGGACTATTCCATCCGCTACGCAGCGGAAAGGGAACAGTTCGGGCAGCCCATCGGCAAATTTCAGATGATTCAACAAAAGCTTGCGGACATGTATGCCCGCACCGAAGCCGCCCGTCTTCTGGTTTATCGGGCGGCCCACGTGGCTCAAAACGCTCCTCGAGGCGGCAAGGGCACAGAACTGACTCGCCAAGCGGCGGCTGCCATCCTTTTTGCTTCCGAAACCGCCACATGGGTTTGCAATCAAGCCATTCAGATTCACGGCGGGTATGGGTATTGCTTGGAGTTTCCCGTGCAGAAACTATGGCGCGATGCCAAACTGTACGAGATTGGAGCGGGGACCAACGAGATTCGGCGAATTGTGGTGGCTCGAGAACTTCTTCGAGAGGCCTTGGCTCGAGCTGGCAAGGCCTAG
- a CDS encoding TIGR04211 family SH3 domain-containing protein, which produces MRNRAKLRPVWLVCIGLFWVSATVQAAYVTDTFEITLRSGPSQSHRIVAMLNSGQEVKVLQKNDAGWAFVRVLDGPHKDKEGWVISRYLMDRVPWEKQAAQLRQENNAIKSSLSANDSQWLRYQTREKELTETLEKTTRELETLKKEHQALREGASDYLKLKEEFDRTQAALAESQALAKRLAQENESLRFSQHIKWFVTGALVLLCGWLIGLVMGRQRRKKSTGLHFS; this is translated from the coding sequence TTGAGGAATCGTGCGAAGTTGCGACCGGTATGGCTGGTTTGTATCGGCCTTTTTTGGGTTTCGGCCACGGTTCAGGCGGCCTATGTGACGGATACTTTTGAAATCACACTTCGCAGCGGGCCGAGCCAATCCCATAGAATCGTTGCCATGTTGAATTCCGGGCAAGAAGTGAAAGTGCTTCAGAAAAACGACGCCGGCTGGGCTTTTGTGCGTGTTCTGGACGGGCCTCACAAAGACAAGGAAGGCTGGGTGATCAGCCGGTATCTCATGGATCGAGTGCCATGGGAAAAGCAGGCCGCTCAACTGCGTCAGGAAAACAATGCCATCAAGTCTTCTTTATCAGCCAATGACTCCCAATGGCTGCGCTATCAGACGCGGGAAAAGGAATTGACCGAAACCCTGGAAAAAACCACGCGCGAATTGGAAACTCTCAAGAAAGAACACCAAGCGCTTCGGGAAGGGGCTTCCGATTATCTCAAACTTAAGGAAGAATTCGATCGAACGCAGGCGGCGCTCGCAGAAAGCCAGGCCTTGGCCAAAAGGCTCGCTCAGGAAAATGAAAGCCTTCGCTTTTCCCAACACATAAAATGGTTTGTCACCGGCGCCTTGGTGCTCTTGTGCGGTTGGCTGATCGGCCTTGTCATGGGGCGTCAACGCCGAAAGAAAAGCACAGGGCTTCATTTTTCTTGA